Below is a genomic region from Streptantibioticus cattleyicolor NRRL 8057 = DSM 46488.
CGCGACGGACCCGGCAACGGCACCGGGCGGCGCACGACACCGCGCCCGTGCCTGCCTGGCGCGGACCCCGGCGCCCTGGACCTGGACGCGCCGACCAACCACCTCCGCATCCGTCACCAGGTCGAACTGCTCGCCCCGCTACGTACGCGGGGTGCGGGCGGCGGCCGTCGACCACCGGGCGCCGGCGGACGGCCCCGGGACGGACGCGGCGGCGGAAGCGGGCTCCGGCCGCCACGCCCGGTCACCGGCCGCCTCGGTCACAGAATGCCCAAGCGGAGCGCGTACACGACGGCGTGCGTGCGGTTGCGGAGGTTGAGCCGTGTGACGATGCTGTGCACGATGCTCTTCACGGTTCGTTCCGAATAACTGAGCTTTGTGGCGATCTGCTTCGTGCTCCACCCGTCGGCCAGCAGGCGGAGCACTTCGACCTCTCTGTCCGCCAGGCCGGCGACGTTCAACCCGTGCGGCACGAGGACGGTGTCCCTGATGGCCTTGATCTGCTTGATCAGGGCCTGTTGCACGTCCCCGCACCGTTCGATGCCGTGGGTCACGGCGCCCATGACGGCCCGCCGCACTTCTTCGAAGCAACTCTGCTGACGGGGTAAGAAGCTCACCAGACCGAGGTCGATCGCGCGCAGGAGATGGTGCTCGGGAAGTTCATGGGCGACCATGACCACGGGGAGCGTGTGGTCCGAGGTCTCGTGCTGGACCTGTTCCACCCGGGAAAGCGTGTCCCCGGTGACCTCTGTCGCCAGTACCAGCAGGATGTCGGCGGGGAGACGCTCGGAGCAGTAGCTCGCCTGGATCTCCTTGTGCGACGAAAGCCACGAGACGGCTCCTTCTCCGGTGACCGGGTCATTGGCAAGTACGGACACGGTGATGGGTTTCACAGTCTTACTTGTCATGGCTCATCAATCTCGGTGGAGGAAACAAGGTCGGCCGGCGATTTGAAGAAGTGGTCAGGACGCACCTGGGACGCGTTCCGCTCGTTCCGTCGGTGAGTGCCGCGAGAGGTGAACGACCGCCAAGCGAACGGGAGTCCGGACCGGGAGCGCTGTGCGATTCCCCGGCGGCTCGAACGCGACGGCGCGGAAACCGCCTTTACGCCTTTGCGGATCAGGCGTGTCCGTAGGCCGCGCAATCTCCCTGGCCCGGCGGGTCGTTGAGCGGGCGGGCATGGGGCGCCGTGCCGAACGACCGCACGTCCCGGTCGCCCTGGCCGACCGGGACGGCCAGGGACCTGGGACGGCCGGGGAGACGGCAGGTGTCAGGGGTCGGTGGCCATGCTTCACCCGCGGTGGTCGAGGATCCCCCCGTCACGCCGGCACCGGCCCAGGCTGGATCGTCGGCACCACGGCTCACCCATCCTGATCACCATCCCGCCGCGCGTCGTGCGGAGCTGTCCGTGCGCCACACGACGTCGCTGGAGTAGTCGGTACGGATAACCAGGTCAGCGTAGCCCACGTCCGCCGATTCATGATCGATTCCACCCGGCCAATGGTCGGTTGTGCCGTCGCCGTCGGTACGGGACCGTGGCGTGTCTGCCTGGCCATACCGCGAGGTTTACCCCTGGGGGCACGGGGACGGGTGAACCGGGGCAGTTCCGTGCCGCCGGAGGGCGGTCCGTGGGGGTGGAGCGGCCGTCGCGGACCATGAGCCGTCGGCGGCCCTGCTCCCGAAGTCTCCCGTACCGGCGCGAGGAGCCGGTGATGGTCCCTCGCGCTCCAGGACGACGCAATGGCGGCGCACCAATGTGCACCCTTCAACTCCCCAAAGGGTGGGGCGGCTTGCGTCCGTCTGCTGGGCCGTTCATCTTGGGAGCAGTGCGGATCGGGAGCGGAATAACGTTCCACGTGGTGTGTGCATCTGTTGTGTTTCATTGAATTGAGAACAGGCTGTATGCGTTTCCTGGGGTGAAATCGCGGGCAGCACGCAGCAGTTCCCGGGAATCCGCGTCTCATCCGCGCCGGTCCCCGGTTCTCGTGCACCCCGACGGAGCCTGACTCGATACAGCGGACAGAGGGGAAGCCTGGGATGGTGCCCGACGGGCAGGAAGTGGGAGATACCGCGGCGGAACAGCCACCGCGGACTCTTCCGGATAGGGAACACGCCGGGACCGCGGACGGTCCGGCACGGACGGGCCAAGCGTTGGACAACGAGGTGCGGCACTCGGTCACCCGCATATGGGAAGACGTGCTCCGCCTGGACGATCTGGCTGCCGGAGACAACTTCTTCGAGCTGGGAGGCCATTCGCTCTCCGCTTCCCAGGTCATCTCCCGCATACGGGACTCGTTACAGGTCGAGGTGTCGCTCGCCGCCTTCTTCGAGTACCCCACGATCGCCGAACTCGCCCACTTCGTGGCGCGGCAGCGCGCACTGGCGCACGCGGACGGCCCCCGCCGGGAGAAGGGCGAGGGCTGACATGGGCGTAGACCACTCGCCACTGGCGTCCGCGCAACAACGACTGTGGTTCCTGTGGCGGTTACGGCCGGACGGCAACGAGTACAACGTGCCGAAGGCCACCCGGCTGCGCGGCACGCTCGATGCGGCTTGCCTGGAGCGGGCGCTCGCCCGGCTGGTCGAGCGGCACGCCGTCCTGCGGGCCACCTTCCCCTTCCTGGACGGCGAACCGGTCCTGCGGATCGCGCGGAACGCCACCGTGCCACTGGGCCGGACCGACCTCTCCGACACACCCGCCGCAGCGCGCCACACCGCCCTGCGGGACGAGGTCGACCGGGTGGCCCTGGGCGCCTTCGACCTGGTGAACGGCCCGGTGTTCCGGGCCCAGTTGATCCGGCTCGCCGAAGACGACCACGTACTGGTACTCGCCTTCCACCACATCGTCGTCGACGGCTGGTCGCTGGGCGTCATCGAGCGCGAACTCGCGGCCGTGTACGCCGCGAACCTCGACGGCGCCGAGGACCCGTTGCCCGTGGTGCGCCACGGGTACCAGGACCATGTCGCCGCCGAGCGGGAGATGCTGTCCGGGCCACGCCACGCCGAGGCACTGGAGTTCTGGCGCCGCAACCTCGCCTCCGCGCCGCGGCAACTACCACTGCCCACCGACCGGCCGCACCCACCCGTCCAGAGCTACGCCGGTGACAGCCGGGGCTTCACCGTCGCCCCCCAACTGAGCGAGCACATCAGGTCGTTGGCCGCCCGCCACCGGGCGAGCAGGTTCGTCGTGCTGCTCAGCGCCTACGCCGCACTCCTTTCCCGGCTGGCCTCGGCGCCGGAGGTGGTCATCGGCGTACCGGTCAGCGGACGGACGACGCTGGAGGCCGAAGCCGTCGTCGGCCTGTTCGTCAACATGCTGCCGTTGCGCATCCGGATCCAGGAGGGCATGACCTTCGCGGAACTGCTGCGTCACGTCCGCGACACCTTCCTCGCCGCGCACGAGTACCAGGACCTGCCCTTCCAGCGGGTGGTGGAGGATCTGCAACCCGAGCGTCTGACCTCACGCAACCCGATCTTCCAGTGCGCCTTCACCTACGAGGAATCCGCCGGTGACGTCGGCGCGTTCCCCGGTCTGGAGGCGAGCCCCGTCCCGGTGCGGATCGAGACCGCCAAGTTCGAGCTGACCCTGCACATGGCGTGGAGTGCGGAACGGGTCGAAGGCTGGATGGGTTACCAGACCGATGTGTTCGACGGACGCACCGCGGAACTGCTCGGCGCACGTTACCTGCGGCTGCTCTCCGGGGCGTTGGCGGCACCGGACACACCGGTCGCACGACTGCCCCTGCTGGGCGCCGAGGAGGAGCGGACGGTCCTGGCCGGCGGCCCGCGACCACCGGCCGCCGACGGCGAACGCGTGGAACGGATGGTGGAACGCCACGCCCGCGAACGACCGGACGCCGTGGCGGTGCGTGCGGGGGAGCGGGCGCTGACCTACGCGCAGCTCGACCAGCAGGCGAACCTCCTCGCCACGGTGTTGCGCGCGTCGGGCGCGGGCCCCGGAACCCTCGTCGCCACCTGCCTGCCCCGCGGCGTGGACCTGGTGATCGCCGAACTCGGCATCGTCAAGACCGGAGCCGCCTACCTCCCGCTCGACCCGGCCAACCCGCCGCCCAGACTGGCCGCCGTCCTCACGGAAGCGGATCCGCTGCTCACCGTGGCGGACAGCGAACACACCACATCGCTGCCGACCGGGAAGATCCTCACCCTTGAGCGGATCCGGACGTCCGGCACCGTCGCCGCACCCGCGCCCGCGCCGAGCACGGACCCGGCGGACCTCGCCTATGTCGTCTACACATCCGGCTCGACGGGCCGCCCGAAGGGCGTGATGGTCGAACACCGCGCACTGTCGAACCTGGTCGCCTGGCACCATGAGGAGTTCGGCATCGGGCCGGGCGACCGCACCACGCTGATGGCCGCTCCCGGCTTCGACGCGTCCGCCTGGGAGATCTGGTCGGCGCTCACCGCCGGGGCCACGCTGGAGGTGCCCGACGCCGAGACCGTGCTCTCCCCCCGTGACCTGATCCGCTGGCTGGTCGCGCGGGAGGTGACCAGTTGCTTCGTTCCCACCCCTCTCGCCGAGCGACTGGCCCGCGCCGACTGGCCGGCCGAAGGCGCCCCGCGTTCCGTGCTGACCGGCGGCGACCGGCTGCGCGGAACGGGATCCGGAACGCTGCCGTTCCGGCTGGTCAACAACTACGGGCCGACGGAGAGCACGGTCGTCGCCACCTCGGGCACGGTCCAGCCCGAACCCCACCGCCGGGGAGTCCTGCCGGACATCGGGCGTCCGATCGCGGGGGTGGAGGTCTACGTGCTGGACGCGGAGTTGCGTCCGGTGCCGGTGGGGGTGCCCGGTGAGTTGTATCTGGGCGGGGTCGCGCTGGCGCGTGGGTACCTCAATCAGCCTGGTCTGACGGCGGACCGGTTCGTGCCGAGTCCGTACGGGGGCAGGCCGGGGGCCCGGTTGTACCGGACCGGTGACCTGGTGCGGTGGCGTTCCGACGGCAGCGTCGACTTCCTGGGCCGCAACGACCACCAGGTGAAGATCCGTGGCTTCCGTATCGAGCCG
It encodes:
- a CDS encoding helix-turn-helix transcriptional regulator, which encodes MKPITVSVLANDPVTGEGAVSWLSSHKEIQASYCSERLPADILLVLATEVTGDTLSRVEQVQHETSDHTLPVVMVAHELPEHHLLRAIDLGLVSFLPRQQSCFEEVRRAVMGAVTHGIERCGDVQQALIKQIKAIRDTVLVPHGLNVAGLADREVEVLRLLADGWSTKQIATKLSYSERTVKSIVHSIVTRLNLRNRTHAVVYALRLGIL
- a CDS encoding phosphopantetheine-binding protein; translated protein: MDNEVRHSVTRIWEDVLRLDDLAAGDNFFELGGHSLSASQVISRIRDSLQVEVSLAAFFEYPTIAELAHFVARQRALAHADGPRREKGEG
- a CDS encoding non-ribosomal peptide synthetase, with product MGVDHSPLASAQQRLWFLWRLRPDGNEYNVPKATRLRGTLDAACLERALARLVERHAVLRATFPFLDGEPVLRIARNATVPLGRTDLSDTPAAARHTALRDEVDRVALGAFDLVNGPVFRAQLIRLAEDDHVLVLAFHHIVVDGWSLGVIERELAAVYAANLDGAEDPLPVVRHGYQDHVAAEREMLSGPRHAEALEFWRRNLASAPRQLPLPTDRPHPPVQSYAGDSRGFTVAPQLSEHIRSLAARHRASRFVVLLSAYAALLSRLASAPEVVIGVPVSGRTTLEAEAVVGLFVNMLPLRIRIQEGMTFAELLRHVRDTFLAAHEYQDLPFQRVVEDLQPERLTSRNPIFQCAFTYEESAGDVGAFPGLEASPVPVRIETAKFELTLHMAWSAERVEGWMGYQTDVFDGRTAELLGARYLRLLSGALAAPDTPVARLPLLGAEEERTVLAGGPRPPAADGERVERMVERHARERPDAVAVRAGERALTYAQLDQQANLLATVLRASGAGPGTLVATCLPRGVDLVIAELGIVKTGAAYLPLDPANPPPRLAAVLTEADPLLTVADSEHTTSLPTGKILTLERIRTSGTVAAPAPAPSTDPADLAYVVYTSGSTGRPKGVMVEHRALSNLVAWHHEEFGIGPGDRTTLMAAPGFDASAWEIWSALTAGATLEVPDAETVLSPRDLIRWLVAREVTSCFVPTPLAERLARADWPAEGAPRSVLTGGDRLRGTGSGTLPFRLVNNYGPTESTVVATSGTVQPEPHRRGVLPDIGRPIAGVEVYVLDAELRPVPVGVPGELYLGGVALARGYLNQPGLTADRFVPSPYGGRPGARLYRTGDLVRWRSDGSVDFLGRNDHQVKIRGFRIEPGEIENVLRGHPGVRDAIVTTTPVTTGSAEPALVAYLVRASRTEHRTESWAVLDDDAFAALLRDHLRDHLPRYMVPGHLVVLPRFPLNPSGKVDRAALPVPELGGVGRHVGPRDEIERVLAGIWSQVLGRQHSDVTEDFFEIGGDSLKSIQVVHRAREAGLTLTVSHIFHHPTIEELGAHLRQETAAGTPAEPVPEPLVSGTAEERADNAGRERESR